TAAATGTAGATAACCCCAAAAACTTTTAAAGGAGCTTGAATATGGAAGTATTAGTACAATTATTACCTATTATTTTAATTTTCGCACTTGTATGGTTCTTAATGATTAGACCACAACAAAAACGTGCAAAAGAGCATCGTGAATTATTAAACCGTTTAGAAGTTGGTCAAAAAGTTACTTCAATCGGTGGCATTAAAGGAACAGTTAGAGCAGTTGACGAATCAATCGTTGTTGTATCTGTTAATGACAAAGGACAAGAAATTACATTTGAAAAACCAGCTATTAAACAAGTAGACCCTTCATAAAATAGTTTACTTTTTAAGGAAATTGGTTTAATATTATGTATCATATTTAATGTTAAAAGACATGGTTATCCATGTCTTTTTTTGATAGATAAATGTTTTGGCTATTCAATCACTGTTAATGTATGCTATAACATATATAGTGAATTAAATTAAGTAAGAGGTGTTATCGTGAAAAAGCGGAGTAGAATTATAGCCTTTTTGCTTCTTGCAGTGTTGGTCTTTAGTTTAATAGGAACAACTACAAAAGATATAACAAAGAATGTAAATTTAGGTTTAGACTTACAAGGTGGATTTGAAG
This portion of the Mammaliicoccus vitulinus genome encodes:
- the yajC gene encoding preprotein translocase subunit YajC, with amino-acid sequence MEVLVQLLPIILIFALVWFLMIRPQQKRAKEHRELLNRLEVGQKVTSIGGIKGTVRAVDESIVVVSVNDKGQEITFEKPAIKQVDPS